In Agarivorans gilvus, one genomic interval encodes:
- a CDS encoding TetR/AcrR family transcriptional regulator produces the protein MAKSAKFDRQEVVDKATNLYWKKGFHATSMRNLQDEIDMRPGSIYSAFGSKEGLFKETLRNYTDIGLAQIKRLRDEYDNPVDALKAFVKLQVIETQTDAPNGVCMLTKTMGELTQENQELLDVTKACLAEISDEFVKLIKEAQAQNIIDASRDPEELATHVQIQITGLRTFAKLNSDKALLNAKVDDIFRHHPFA, from the coding sequence ATGGCAAAGAGCGCAAAATTTGACCGCCAAGAGGTGGTAGACAAAGCGACCAACCTGTATTGGAAAAAAGGTTTTCACGCAACATCAATGCGTAATCTACAAGACGAAATTGACATGCGACCGGGGAGCATATATTCGGCATTCGGAAGCAAAGAAGGATTGTTTAAAGAGACACTTCGCAACTATACGGATATAGGATTAGCGCAAATTAAACGTTTAAGGGATGAGTACGACAATCCTGTCGACGCTTTGAAGGCGTTTGTTAAATTACAGGTTATTGAAACGCAAACCGATGCACCAAACGGTGTATGTATGCTTACAAAAACGATGGGGGAATTAACCCAGGAAAACCAAGAATTGTTAGATGTGACTAAAGCCTGCCTTGCTGAGATCTCTGATGAGTTTGTTAAGTTGATTAAAGAAGCCCAAGCACAGAATATTATTGATGCTAGCCGGGATCCTGAAGAATTAGCGACCCACGTACAAATCCAAATTACTGGTTTGCGCACCTTCGCCAAATTGAATAGCGACAAAGCTCTGCTTAACGCTAAAGTTGACGACATTTTTCGTCATCACCCGTTTGCCTAA
- a CDS encoding haloacid dehalogenase type II, whose protein sequence is MPAQTILFDINETVLDLSILKPKFLKYLGNESYMSTWFSILLHSSTVCLITETNSDFKSLALAALKTLAGHLHKTITDEGYQDILSTFSCLPAHDDIKPAMKALKRADFRLVAFSNSSSELLNTQLSFAGLQDFFDNIISVEQANTFKPSKSAYQFALQQLQIRPTQARLVATHDWDTHGALSAGLKAAHINRSGAPYNSHYLLPDILANSMDEIAQQIILKEKL, encoded by the coding sequence ATGCCGGCACAAACCATTTTGTTTGACATTAATGAAACGGTGCTCGACTTAAGCATACTTAAACCCAAGTTTCTCAAATACCTTGGCAACGAGAGTTATATGAGCACTTGGTTCTCTATTTTATTGCACTCATCCACCGTGTGTTTGATTACCGAGACTAACAGTGATTTCAAAAGCCTAGCCTTGGCGGCCTTGAAGACGCTAGCAGGCCACCTCCATAAAACCATCACCGATGAAGGCTATCAGGATATCTTGAGCACATTTTCTTGCTTACCCGCCCATGACGATATTAAACCCGCGATGAAGGCACTTAAACGGGCCGATTTTAGATTAGTGGCATTCTCCAATTCTTCATCTGAACTGCTCAACACTCAGCTATCTTTCGCTGGTTTACAGGACTTTTTTGACAACATCATTTCTGTAGAGCAAGCCAATACCTTCAAACCGTCTAAATCTGCTTATCAATTTGCCCTACAACAACTACAAATTAGGCCGACTCAAGCACGGCTGGTAGCTACTCATGACTGGGATACACATGGCGCGCTTAGCGCTGGCTTAAAGGCAGCCCACATAAATAGATCTGGAGCGCCATACAACTCACACTACCTTCTACCCGATATACTGGCTAACAGCATGGATGAGATAGCACAACAAATTATACTTAAGGAAAAGTTATAG
- a CDS encoding LysR substrate-binding domain-containing protein, protein MELAQHNCLAYPFTSSNTLAHWSLSSPDGDKHTVIFEPKGNAVFNDDASMLQAAMQGVGLIKHLDLWVVKQLREGKLERVLTKWYSPSPGFYLYNPSRENMPRKIRVFMDFLIEKRELLKRHQG, encoded by the coding sequence ATCGAACTAGCCCAGCACAACTGCCTGGCGTACCCTTTTACCTCCAGCAATACCCTTGCCCATTGGTCGCTCTCATCGCCAGATGGCGACAAACATACGGTGATTTTTGAACCTAAAGGTAATGCCGTATTTAACGACGACGCCAGCATGTTGCAAGCGGCCATGCAAGGTGTGGGGCTAATCAAACACTTAGACTTATGGGTAGTAAAACAGCTTAGAGAAGGCAAGTTAGAACGAGTTCTCACGAAGTGGTACAGCCCCTCCCCAGGGTTTTATCTCTACAATCCTTCTCGTGAAAATATGCCACGCAAGATCCGCGTATTTATGGATTTTTTAATAGAAAAACGCGAGCTGCTTAAACGCCACCAAGGCTAA
- a CDS encoding IS3 family transposase (programmed frameshift), whose translation MKKSRFTETQIVNILKEADAGMKVEDICRKHGMSNATYYKWKSKYGGMDASELKRVKELEEENSKLKKLFAEVSLENHAMKELFRKKGLVTAEKRSCAQLLVGAGLSILKACTLADISRSSYYRPLVDWRQRDAAVIDALNSELKKSPRAGFWKCFGRLRYKGYPFNHKRVYRVYCQMGLNLKRRVKRVLPKRIAQPLQVEAKANYQWALDFMHDGLYCGKRFRTLNVVDEGTRECLAIEVDSSLPAERVVRVLEQIKAERSLPVQLRVDNGPELISARLTDWCEQHHIQLVYIQPGKPQQNGFVERFNGSFRREFLDAYLFESLEQVREMAWFWRLDYNEERTHESLGNLPPAAYRAKLENSTLELSH comes from the exons ATGAAAAAATCACGCTTTACCGAAACGCAGATCGTCAACATTCTCAAAGAAGCTGACGCGGGGATGAAGGTCGAAGATATCTGTCGTAAACACGGAATGAGTAACGCCACGTACTATAAGTGGAAATCTAAGTACGGTGGCATGGATGCTTCTGAACTCAAGCGAGTCAAAGAGTTGGAAGAGGAAAATTCGAAGCTGAAAAAGTTATTTGCCGAAGTCAGTTTGGAAAACCATGCGATGAAGGAACTCT TTCGCAAAAAAGGGCTGGTGACAGCAGAAAAACGGAGCTGTGCCCAATTATTGGTCGGTGCCGGCTTGAGCATTCTGAAAGCCTGTACCTTGGCTGACATCAGCCGTTCAAGTTATTACCGGCCATTAGTCGATTGGCGTCAAAGGGATGCTGCTGTCATTGATGCGTTGAATTCTGAGCTTAAGAAGTCCCCCAGAGCGGGCTTTTGGAAGTGCTTTGGCCGACTGCGTTACAAAGGGTATCCATTCAATCATAAGCGCGTTTATCGCGTGTATTGCCAAATGGGACTCAACCTTAAACGGCGGGTTAAACGAGTATTACCGAAGCGAATTGCGCAACCATTACAGGTTGAAGCGAAAGCCAACTATCAATGGGCCTTAGATTTTATGCATGACGGACTTTATTGCGGGAAACGCTTCCGCACACTTAATGTAGTAGATGAAGGTACGCGGGAATGCCTTGCCATTGAGGTAGATAGTTCATTGCCAGCAGAGCGCGTTGTACGCGTACTTGAGCAAATTAAAGCTGAGCGTAGTCTACCGGTTCAATTACGAGTCGATAACGGGCCTGAGCTTATCTCGGCAAGGCTGACAGATTGGTGTGAACAGCACCATATTCAACTGGTTTATATCCAGCCAGGTAAGCCTCAGCAAAACGGATTTGTGGAACGTTTCAATGGCTCGTTCCGTCGAGAATTTTTGGATGCGTATTTATTTGAATCGCTAGAACAAGTCCGAGAAATGGCTTGGTTCTGGCGTTTGGATTACAACGAAGAACGAACCCATGAAAGTCTCGGTAATTTGCCACCGGCTGCTTACCGAGCAAAACTGGAAAACTCTACTTTAGAACTGTCTCATTAA
- a CDS encoding IS3 family transposase (programmed frameshift) — MTKPRRPNFSPEFRLEAAQLVVDQNYSVREAAEAMGVGNSTMDKWVRQLRSERRGESPKATPMTDEQRRIRELEKQVKRLEMEKDILKKAFRSLDVGRAERFALIHRLQESFPANHLCQLFSVHRSSYKYWRDEAVGETPNRIVLKEKVREAFEVSEGSAGARTIAAMVTQTGTPLSRYVASNLMRELALFSCQQPKHRYKRATHEHPVAPNVLARQFTVDAPNQVWCGDITYVWTGNRWAYLAVVLDLYARKPVGWAMSLSPDSKLISKALMMAYELRGKPQGLMFHSDQGSQYTSVKYRQLLWRYQIKQSMSRRGNCWDNAPMERFFRSLKTEWMPELGYRTFLEAKHAITDYIVGYFSQVRPHQHNKMLPPNQAEELYWKNYKTVASFT, encoded by the exons ATGACAAAACCAAGAAGACCTAACTTTAGCCCCGAATTTCGCCTAGAAGCTGCCCAGCTTGTTGTAGACCAAAATTACAGCGTTCGTGAGGCCGCTGAAGCCATGGGCGTGGGTAACTCAACGATGGATAAATGGGTGCGACAACTTCGCTCAGAGCGCCGTGGTGAATCACCTAAGGCGACACCCATGACGGATGAGCAACGCCGTATTCGTGAGCTAGAAAAGCAGGTCAAACGCCTTGAAATGGAAAAAGACATTTTAAAAAAGGCTT TCCGCTCTCTTGATGTCGGACGAGCTGAAAGGTTTGCGTTAATTCATCGGCTTCAAGAGAGCTTTCCCGCTAATCATTTATGTCAGCTATTCAGTGTTCATCGAAGTAGTTACAAATATTGGCGTGATGAAGCGGTCGGCGAAACACCGAATCGCATTGTGCTTAAAGAGAAAGTTCGAGAAGCATTTGAAGTGAGTGAAGGTTCTGCGGGAGCTCGCACTATTGCAGCAATGGTTACGCAAACAGGTACACCCTTAAGCCGTTATGTCGCTAGCAACTTGATGCGTGAACTTGCGTTGTTTAGCTGCCAACAACCAAAGCATCGCTATAAACGAGCGACACACGAGCATCCTGTTGCACCCAATGTTCTTGCTCGCCAGTTTACGGTGGATGCGCCTAACCAAGTTTGGTGTGGTGATATCACGTATGTCTGGACTGGGAATCGTTGGGCTTATTTAGCGGTTGTACTGGATTTATATGCAAGGAAACCTGTTGGTTGGGCAATGTCTTTGAGCCCTGACAGTAAACTTATTAGCAAGGCGCTGATGATGGCTTATGAACTGAGAGGTAAGCCTCAAGGACTAATGTTTCACTCAGACCAAGGCAGCCAATATACGAGTGTTAAATATCGACAGTTGCTATGGCGATATCAAATCAAACAGAGCATGAGTCGCCGTGGTAATTGTTGGGATAATGCGCCGATGGAGCGTTTCTTTAGAAGTTTGAAGACAGAATGGATGCCAGAGCTAGGCTACCGAACTTTTTTAGAAGCCAAGCACGCCATAACGGATTATATCGTAGGGTATTTCAGCCAAGTCAGGCCACATCAGCACAACAAGATGTTGCCACCGAATCAGGCTGAAGAGTTGTACTGGAAAAACTATAAAACCGTGGCCAGTTTTACTTGA
- a CDS encoding WYL domain-containing protein: MNKLELVDFLLMFTGKVNRNELMEIADISIATATRTLTQYRETYADNIEYNIGKKRYDATRQFSPAFTHNCISALKAMAYGQRLEPTKLLTTIGPDSIASIDVSLNTDLVSKICRAIYAGHALKAAYVSSTENYKNRERLILPTAIFESRNNWYVRACDLSDNTTYKNFKLIRFNDAKTAEFNKEVPDDIEWRSKVTLTIGPHIKHPNPEALKLDLGLLDKPVVNLIVSEALAGFVLAELGVDSSANSILNPFHFQYCLLNRYELENLNSLILAPGFNEK, from the coding sequence GTGAATAAACTTGAACTCGTGGACTTTTTGTTAATGTTTACAGGGAAAGTAAATCGAAATGAGTTGATGGAAATTGCAGACATTTCTATTGCTACAGCAACCAGAACACTGACGCAATACAGAGAAACGTATGCAGATAACATCGAATATAACATTGGAAAGAAGCGATACGATGCCACTAGGCAATTCAGCCCAGCTTTTACTCATAATTGCATAAGCGCACTTAAAGCAATGGCCTATGGCCAACGCTTAGAGCCCACAAAACTGCTAACAACAATAGGACCAGACTCAATCGCTTCTATTGATGTGAGTCTAAATACAGATTTGGTATCCAAAATATGTAGGGCTATATACGCTGGGCACGCCTTGAAAGCTGCCTACGTATCGTCAACAGAAAATTACAAAAACCGAGAGCGACTTATTCTCCCAACTGCCATCTTTGAAAGCAGAAATAATTGGTATGTAAGAGCATGTGACTTAAGCGATAACACTACTTATAAAAACTTTAAGTTAATACGATTTAATGATGCAAAAACAGCTGAATTCAATAAAGAAGTACCTGATGACATTGAATGGCGAAGTAAGGTCACTTTAACCATTGGACCCCACATCAAACATCCAAATCCAGAAGCGTTAAAACTCGATCTCGGTTTGCTCGACAAACCAGTTGTCAATCTCATTGTGTCTGAAGCCTTAGCAGGATTTGTTTTAGCTGAGCTTGGGGTGGACTCATCAGCCAATTCAATTTTAAACCCATTTCACTTTCA